Within the [Enterobacter] lignolyticus SCF1 genome, the region AAAACCGCCCTTATCCACAACCAAACCGCCTGTTTTCGCCACTTATTTCAGCATTTCCAGAATCCCTTCACCACAAAGCCCATAAAATCTGGTAAACTATCATCCAATTTTCTGCCCAAATGCTGGTGATTGTTCATTTTTTGTTTGGTTCGTGAACAGAAATGCCGTTCATTGCTACCCGGGCTTAACATCTGGCTGGCCACGCGGTGGCTGGCAGCAGTACAAAAATTCTGAATATACCTGGAGGTTTTCATGGCTGTCGCTGCCAACAAACGTTCGGTAATGACGCTGTTTTCTGGTCCTACTGACATCTATAGCCATCAGGTCCGCATCGTGCTGGCTGAGAAAGGTGTCAGCTTTGAGATTGAGCACGTGGAGCAGGGCAATCCGCCACAGGATCTGATCGACCTCAACCCGAATCAAAGCGTACCGACACTGGTGGATCGCGAGCTAACGCTGTGGGAGTCCCGCATCATCATGGAATATCTTGATGAGCGTTTCCCACACCCGCCGCTGATGCCGGTTTATCCGGTTGCCCGCGGTGAAAGCCGTCTGTATATGCACCGTATCGAGAAAGACTGGTACACGCTGATGAACACCATCCAGACCGGCACCGCCGCTCAGGCTGATGCAGCGCGTAAACAGCTGCGAGAAGAGCTGCTGGCGATTGCGCCAGTGTTCACGCAGAAACCCTATTTCCTGAGCGATGAGTTCAGCCTGGTTGACTGCTACCTGGCGCCATTGCTGTGGCGTTTACCGGTGCTGGGCGTTGAGCTGGTTGGCACGGGTGCGAAAGAGATGAAAGGCTACATGACGCGCGTGTTTGAGCGTGACTCTTTCCTCGCCTCTTTAACTGAAGCCGAACGTGAAATGCGTCTTGGCCGGGGCTAACTGAATGGATGTATCACAACTGACGCCACGCCGCCCTTATCTGCTGCGAGCCTTCTATGAATGGCTGCTGGATAACGAGCTGACGCCGCATCTGGTGGTGGATGTGACGCTGCCAGGGGTTCATGTTCCGATGGAATATGCGCGTGACGGGCAAATTGTGCTGAATATTGCGCCGCGCGCGGTCGGTAATCTTGAGCTCTCCAACGACGAAGTGCGCTTTAATGCGCGCTTTGGCGGCGTTCCTCGCCAGGTATCGGTGCCGCTGGCGGCCGTACTGGCTGTCTATGCGCGTGAAAACGGCGCGGGCACCATGTTCGAGCCGGAAGCTGCGTATGATGAAGAGGTCGAGAGCCTCAACGATGACGCAGGCGCGAGTGCCGAAAGCGATACGGTGATGTCGCTTATCGATGGCGATAAGCCTGATGATCACGATCCGGACGATACGCCGCCGCCGCGCGGTGGCCGTCCGGCACTGCGCGTTGTCAAATAGTCGTCCAACAGGCCCGCTCGGGCCTGTTTTTTTATCCGCGTTTTAATAAAACAGTGCGATGGTGGCGATCATGTTCACCGCAAACCCTACCGCCATCGGGATCGCTGTACGCTTCACCACGTCAAATGGCGAGACGCCGGCAATCCCTGACGTCACGATAATCACTGCGGTAATTGGCGATACGGCACGCGCCAGCGTGGTGGCAAAGTGCATCGGCATAATCATCACCACGGCGGGAATGTGCAGACCGGCTGCGATATCTGGGATCAGGCTGGCGAAGGACATAAACGGCGCGTTGCCGGAGCCCATCACGATCGCGCAGGTGGCAATGACCAGCGCCATGATGATCATCACGCCGATGCCGCCCAGACCGGAATGTTCCGCCCCCTTAATTACCGCATCGACGGTTCCGATGGTGGTTAAGCCTTTCGCGAAAATTTCGCCCGCCACTACCAATGTCACGACGTTAGCAAACTGCGTCCCCATGCCGTCGAAAAAGGCCTGTACGTCAGCCATCGTTTCACGCAGATCGTGCTTGCGGAAAAATTCCACAAACATGCTCAGCGTCATACTCATCAGCATCACCACCACCAGATTCAACTCTGCCTTCATCAGACCTTCATGGGTGAGAAACAGCGAGCCGAGCATCAGGATCAGCGGCATGACCGGCAGTATGGCGTAATAGGACGGCGGCACATTTTCCAGCGCCTTTTGTTCCGCGCTGTCAGCTTCGGCGAGTTTCGCTTTCTTATCAAATGCGCGCTGGACGAAAAAGTGCGTGATGGCGACGGCGAGAATCACGCAGGAGGCGACCGGCAGCTGGTAGTTAAAGAAGTAAGTGGCAATCTTCATCCCTGCCACCTGGGCGGCAAAAATGGAGTTAGTTTCCAGGATCCCCCATTCAATCGACATCGTTGTTGCGATGACCGCCACGGCAGAAAGGCGGCTCACGCCCAGGCTAATGAGGGTGGGGAAAAGCGTTACCATCAGCAGCATACCGAGTCCGGATGCGCTGGTGATGAACTGCGCCATAATCTGACCAATGATATAGGTCGCGGCAAGTACAATATAGGGTGAGCGGATATGCTTCAGCGGGCGGCTTAGCAGGCTGACCATGGCCCTGCTGGCCCCAATTCGCTCCATGTAGCGGGCATAGCCGCCTACCGCCATGATGGAAAGCCCCAGCCCCATGACACGGTTGGCGAGCATCCGCTGAATTTCGTTGTAGATATCGACTAACAGATAGCCGCTGCTTTTATCGGGAGCGAGCAGTGCGCCGAACCCCAGCCAGACGCCGCACAACATCAGGAAGATCCCGGCTGCGGCCAGCACGACCTGCGGTTTGTAA harbors:
- the sspB gene encoding ClpXP protease specificity-enhancing factor codes for the protein MDVSQLTPRRPYLLRAFYEWLLDNELTPHLVVDVTLPGVHVPMEYARDGQIVLNIAPRAVGNLELSNDEVRFNARFGGVPRQVSVPLAAVLAVYARENGAGTMFEPEAAYDEEVESLNDDAGASAESDTVMSLIDGDKPDDHDPDDTPPPRGGRPALRVVK
- the dcuC gene encoding anaerobic C4-dicarboxylate transporter DcuC, which translates into the protein MFGIIISVIVLFTMGYLILKNYKPQVVLAAAGIFLMLCGVWLGFGALLAPDKSSGYLLVDIYNEIQRMLANRVMGLGLSIMAVGGYARYMERIGASRAMVSLLSRPLKHIRSPYIVLAATYIIGQIMAQFITSASGLGMLLMVTLFPTLISLGVSRLSAVAVIATTMSIEWGILETNSIFAAQVAGMKIATYFFNYQLPVASCVILAVAITHFFVQRAFDKKAKLAEADSAEQKALENVPPSYYAILPVMPLILMLGSLFLTHEGLMKAELNLVVVMLMSMTLSMFVEFFRKHDLRETMADVQAFFDGMGTQFANVVTLVVAGEIFAKGLTTIGTVDAVIKGAEHSGLGGIGVMIIMALVIATCAIVMGSGNAPFMSFASLIPDIAAGLHIPAVVMIMPMHFATTLARAVSPITAVIIVTSGIAGVSPFDVVKRTAIPMAVGFAVNMIATIALFY
- the sspA gene encoding stringent starvation protein SspA → MAVAANKRSVMTLFSGPTDIYSHQVRIVLAEKGVSFEIEHVEQGNPPQDLIDLNPNQSVPTLVDRELTLWESRIIMEYLDERFPHPPLMPVYPVARGESRLYMHRIEKDWYTLMNTIQTGTAAQADAARKQLREELLAIAPVFTQKPYFLSDEFSLVDCYLAPLLWRLPVLGVELVGTGAKEMKGYMTRVFERDSFLASLTEAEREMRLGRG